A genomic window from Lotus japonicus ecotype B-129 chromosome 1, LjGifu_v1.2 includes:
- the LOC130734601 gene encoding GDSL esterase/lipase At1g29670-like encodes MPSKTWYVLPLLLLVAKSMQHSVHGEPEVPCLFIFGDSLSDDGNNNNLPTSTKSNYNPYGIDFPTGPTGRFTNGPTAIDIIGQLLGFENFIPPFANTSGSDILKGVNYASGAAGIRIESGTHLGADISLGLQLAHHKIIVSRIAAKLGGFDKAATYLNKCLYYVNIGSNDYINNYFLPQYYPTSHIYTLEQYTEVLIDQLSQYIEDLHVYGARKYVMVGVGLIGCTPNAIATGGNGTCVEEKNAAAYLFNDKLKSTVDEFNDNYSADSKFIFINSTAGTIDTSLGFTVFTTSCCQTVAATGLCIPNQTPCQNRDEYVFWDAFHPTKAVNILTAYASYNGSDPNFTYPVDIEHLVESFQTSLSAW; translated from the exons ATGCCCTCGAAGACATGGTacgttcttcctcttcttctcttgGTTGCAAAATCCATGCAACATTCTGTTCATGGGGAACCGGAAGTGCCTTGCCTCTTTATCTTTGGTGACTCTCTGTCTGATGATGGAAACAACAACAACCTTCCAACATCTACAAAATCCAATTACAATCCATATGGCATCGATTTTCCTACAGGTCCAACTGGGAGATTCACAAACGGACCAACTGCAATTGACATAATTG GCCAACTACTGGGATTTGAGAATTTCATCCCACCATTTGCAAACACCAGTGGCTCAGACATACTTAAAGGTGTGAATTATGCATCCGGTGCTGCTGGAATTCGCATTGAGAGCGGCACGCATTTG GGTGCTGATATCAGCTTGGGATTACAGTTAGCACACCATAAAATCATAGTTTCCAGAATTGCAGCCAAACTTGGAGGTTTTGACAAAGCAGCAACATATCTTAACAAGTGCTTGTATTACGTGAATATAGGGAGTAATGATTATATAAACAACTACTTCCTTCCACAGTACTATCCAACAAGCCACATTTATACTCTGGAACAGTATACGGAAGTTCTTATTGACCAGTTATCTCAATATATAGAG GATCTCCATGTTTATGGGGCAAGAAAGTACGTTATGGTTGGTGTGGGACTTATAGGTTGCACTCCAAATGCCATAGCTACTGGTGGGAATGGAACTTGTGTTGAAGAGAAGAATGCTGCTGCATACCTTTTTAACGACAAGCTTAAGTCTACAGTGGATGAATTCAATGACAACTACTCTGCTGATTCCAAATTTATCTTTATAAACAGTACAGCTGGAACCATTGACACTTCACTTG GTTTTACGGTTTTCACTACAAGTTGCTGTCAAACAGTAGCGGCAACTGGACTTTGCATTCCGAATCAGACTCCATGCCAGAATAGAGATGAGTATGTCTTTTGGGATGCATTCCATCCTACAAAAGCTGTCAACATACTCACTGCATATGCTTCATATAATGGTTCTGATCCAAACTTCACTTATCCGGTGGATATCGAGCACCTTGTTGAGTCGTTTCAGACTAGTTTAAGTGCATGGTGA